A single genomic interval of halophilic archaeon DL31 harbors:
- a CDS encoding NADH-quinone oxidoreductase, chain I (KEGG: hla:Hlac_0708 NADH-quinone oxidoreductase, chain I~TIGRFAM: NADH-quinone oxidoreductase, chain I~PFAM: 4Fe-4S ferredoxin, iron-sulphur binding, subgroup): MIGILKGMATTMKHALDGKTFTVEYPEVAPEVSPRFRGVHKFSQERCIWCRQCENVCPNDTIQIVMDDQRNGEQYNLHIGQCIYCRLCEEVCPTDAILLTQNFEFTADTKDDFVYNKEQLKNVPWYKGMDPLEARNPDRSAWVGEGAGEVDYQ; encoded by the coding sequence ATGATCGGTATTCTGAAAGGAATGGCAACGACGATGAAGCACGCACTGGACGGCAAGACCTTCACGGTGGAGTATCCGGAGGTCGCGCCCGAAGTCAGCCCCCGATTCCGCGGGGTACATAAGTTCAGTCAGGAGCGCTGTATCTGGTGTCGGCAGTGTGAGAACGTCTGCCCCAACGATACCATCCAGATCGTGATGGACGACCAGCGCAATGGCGAGCAGTACAACCTCCACATCGGCCAGTGTATCTACTGCCGGCTGTGTGAGGAGGTCTGTCCCACCGACGCCATCCTGCTGACACAGAACTTCGAGTTCACCGCGGACACGAAGGACGATTTCGTCTACAACAAAGAACAGTTGAAGAACGTCCCGTGGTACAAGGGGATGGACCCCCTGGAAGCTCGCAACCCCGATCGGTCTGCGTGGGTCGGCGAGGGCGCGGGTGAGGTCGACTATCAGTAG
- a CDS encoding NAD(P)H-quinone oxidoreductase subunit 1 (HAMAP: NAD(P)H-quinone oxidoreductase subunit 1~KEGG: hje:HacjB3_11680 NADH dehydrogenase-like complex, subunit H~PFAM: NADH:ubiquinone oxidoreductase, subunit 1): MTPLQTETPLPDIISGLLGLDGFGFAGEFVAALLAAFLIGNLMMAMTGVAGPWAKRKITAAFTDRIAVNRIGPFGLFIIVADAVRLLAKELIVPEGVDRPAWDLAPLVVAGSAMLGFAVIPMGNGIHLADPDVGLAYVFAISSIASLGLVMAGYASNNKYSMLGALRAVAQNLAYEIPLVITAVSVVLFTGSLRMSEIVAVQQETLVSVGGLAIPSWFVIVNPFAFVLFMVCNVAEIGRNPFDIPEAPTEIVAGYQTEYSSVYFVLIYLGEFLHIFLGGAIMATLFLGGPAGPVLPGILWFIIKIWAFFLFTQWLRSAVPRVRIDQLIEIGWKGLLVLSFANLVLTAVIVGVIA; this comes from the coding sequence GTGACGCCGCTCCAGACGGAGACGCCACTCCCGGACATCATCAGTGGGCTGCTGGGCCTCGATGGGTTCGGATTCGCTGGCGAGTTCGTCGCCGCGCTGCTCGCCGCCTTCCTCATCGGCAACCTGATGATGGCGATGACCGGCGTCGCCGGCCCGTGGGCCAAGCGGAAGATCACGGCTGCGTTCACGGACCGTATCGCCGTCAACCGTATCGGCCCGTTCGGCCTGTTCATCATCGTGGCCGACGCGGTGCGGCTGTTGGCCAAAGAGCTCATCGTCCCCGAAGGCGTTGACCGCCCGGCATGGGACCTCGCGCCGCTGGTGGTCGCCGGCTCCGCGATGCTCGGCTTCGCCGTCATCCCGATGGGTAACGGTATCCACCTCGCAGACCCCGACGTGGGGCTGGCGTACGTCTTCGCGATTTCCTCCATCGCCAGCCTCGGGCTGGTGATGGCCGGCTACGCGTCGAACAACAAGTACTCGATGCTAGGCGCGCTGCGTGCGGTCGCACAGAACCTGGCCTACGAGATTCCGCTGGTGATCACCGCCGTCTCGGTGGTGCTGTTCACCGGCTCGCTCCGGATGAGCGAAATCGTCGCCGTCCAGCAGGAGACGCTGGTCAGCGTCGGCGGGCTGGCGATTCCGTCGTGGTTCGTGATCGTCAACCCGTTCGCGTTCGTCCTCTTCATGGTGTGTAACGTCGCGGAGATCGGGCGGAACCCGTTCGACATCCCGGAGGCGCCAACCGAAATTGTCGCCGGGTACCAGACCGAGTACTCCTCGGTCTACTTCGTGCTCATCTATCTGGGTGAGTTCCTCCACATCTTCCTCGGCGGCGCCATCATGGCGACGCTGTTTCTCGGCGGGCCTGCGGGCCCGGTGCTGCCCGGAATCCTCTGGTTCATCATCAAGATCTGGGCGTTCTTCCTGTTCACCCAGTGGCTCCGTTCGGCGGTGCCGCGGGTGCGAATCGACCAGCTAATCGAAATCGGCTGGAAGGGGCTGCTCGTCCTCTCCTTTGCGAACCTGGTTCTCACGGCCGTAATCGTGGGGGTGATTGCATGA
- a CDS encoding NAD(P)H-quinone oxidoreductase subunit H (KEGG: hla:Hlac_0706 NADH-ubiquinone oxidoreductase chain 49kDa~HAMAP: NAD(P)H-quinone oxidoreductase subunit H~PFAM: NADH-quinone oxidoreductase, subunit D; NADH:ubiquinone oxidoreductase, 30kDa subunit): MSLQERNPDDVVEQSEAELEALLGDLVIDRDDHMNAPGFVIRPDTVQETLTRLKEEAGFDHLSLVTAEEHPDRFESIYHLKKFDDPTQEVSVVVPTDAENPVSESAEPVFRTADWHEREAYDLVGVQYDDHPDLRRILLPETWQGHPLGLDYDQNRPQIATLREHANPLQEDQRDDSDSDTMFVNIGPHHPATHGVLHLKTVLDGEQVVDVEPDIGYLHRCEEQMAQNGTYRYQIMPYPDRWDYISAGLLNEWAYARAAEDLADIEVPEYAQVIRTLGAELCRIAAHMLAVGTFALDVYGDFTAIFMYAIRDREVVQNILEDLTGQRLMFNYFRLGGVVWDLPEPREEFFESIRDFVDDLPERLEEYHNLLSSNEILQMRTVDTGVLPKEVAKSYGATGPVARGSGIDYDIRRDDPYGYYDQLDWEVPVEEGCDNYSRLLVRLREVEESAKIIEQCVDILEDWPEEERNIQANVPRTLRPDDDTEIYRTVEGAKGELGVYMRADGTEKPARFKIRSPCFSNLQTLPEMSNGEYIPDMIASLGSLDIVLGEVDR; encoded by the coding sequence ATGAGCCTCCAAGAACGCAACCCGGACGACGTTGTCGAGCAGAGCGAGGCGGAACTCGAGGCGCTCCTCGGAGACCTCGTCATCGACCGCGACGACCACATGAACGCACCCGGGTTCGTCATCCGGCCCGATACGGTTCAGGAGACCCTCACGCGGCTCAAAGAAGAGGCTGGGTTCGACCACCTCTCCCTGGTGACCGCAGAGGAGCACCCGGACCGCTTCGAGTCCATCTACCACCTGAAGAAGTTCGATGACCCGACCCAGGAGGTCAGCGTCGTCGTGCCGACTGACGCCGAGAACCCCGTCAGCGAATCTGCTGAACCGGTCTTCCGGACCGCCGACTGGCACGAGCGCGAGGCCTACGACCTCGTCGGCGTCCAGTACGACGACCACCCGGATCTGCGCCGTATTCTCCTGCCCGAGACGTGGCAGGGCCACCCGCTGGGGCTCGACTACGACCAGAACCGACCCCAGATTGCGACGCTCCGAGAGCACGCGAACCCGCTGCAGGAAGACCAGCGTGACGACTCGGATTCGGACACGATGTTCGTCAACATCGGTCCCCACCACCCCGCGACACACGGGGTGCTCCACCTCAAGACGGTCCTCGACGGTGAGCAGGTCGTCGACGTGGAGCCGGACATCGGCTACCTCCACCGCTGTGAGGAGCAGATGGCCCAGAACGGGACCTATCGCTACCAGATTATGCCGTACCCGGACCGCTGGGACTACATCTCGGCGGGGCTGCTCAACGAGTGGGCCTACGCCCGCGCGGCCGAGGACCTCGCGGATATCGAGGTGCCCGAGTACGCCCAGGTCATCCGGACGCTGGGTGCAGAGCTCTGTCGGATCGCCGCCCACATGCTGGCGGTCGGCACCTTCGCGCTCGACGTGTACGGGGACTTCACGGCCATCTTCATGTACGCCATTCGGGACCGCGAGGTCGTCCAGAACATCCTCGAGGACCTGACCGGGCAGCGGCTGATGTTCAACTACTTCCGACTCGGCGGTGTCGTCTGGGATCTGCCCGAGCCCCGAGAGGAGTTCTTCGAGTCCATCCGGGACTTCGTCGACGACCTGCCCGAGCGACTGGAGGAGTACCACAACCTCCTCAGCAGCAACGAGATCCTCCAGATGCGGACGGTCGACACCGGCGTCCTCCCGAAGGAGGTCGCAAAGAGCTACGGCGCGACCGGACCGGTCGCCCGTGGCTCCGGCATCGACTACGACATCCGCCGCGACGACCCGTACGGCTACTACGACCAGCTCGACTGGGAGGTTCCCGTCGAGGAAGGCTGTGACAACTACAGTCGCCTGCTCGTGCGCCTGCGGGAAGTCGAGGAGTCTGCGAAGATTATCGAACAGTGTGTCGATATCCTCGAGGACTGGCCCGAGGAGGAGCGCAACATCCAGGCCAACGTGCCCCGGACGCTGCGCCCCGACGACGACACCGAAATCTATCGCACCGTCGAGGGCGCGAAAGGGGAACTCGGCGTCTACATGCGTGCGGACGGCACCGAGAAGCCGGCCCGGTTTAAGATCCGGAGCCCGTGCTTCTCGAACCTCCAGACGCTGCCGGAGATGAGCAACGGGGAGTACATCCCCGACATGATCGCCTCACTCGGTAGCCTCGACATCGTGCTCGGGGAGGTAGACCGGTGA
- a CDS encoding NAD(P)H-quinone oxidoreductase subunit K (PFAM: NADH:ubiquinone oxidoreductase-like, 20kDa subunit~TIGRFAM: NADH:ubiquinone oxidoreductase, 20kDa subunit~HAMAP: NAD(P)H-quinone oxidoreductase subunit K~KEGG: hvo:HVO_0979 NADH dehydrogenase-like complex subunit B) yields MSSERELFRTDDSQVLTDTRDARISGQGDRFNSRLREAFGSSPFILTKFDKFMNWVRGSSMFMLQFGIACCSIEMMHTYAVKHDLDRFGAGVPRASPRQADVIIVPGTIVSKFAPRMKRVYDQMPEPKFVIGMGSCTISGGPFQEGYNVVKGAEEVIPVDIHVPGCPPRPEALVYGVAKLQERIANGEASPVTVKPYELEQFGDLDRDEVVDKLADQIDEDDLVMRYNWADSP; encoded by the coding sequence ATGAGTAGCGAACGAGAACTCTTCCGGACCGACGATTCGCAAGTACTGACCGACACCCGCGACGCCCGCATTTCCGGGCAGGGCGACCGGTTCAACTCTCGGCTCCGTGAGGCGTTCGGCTCCTCGCCGTTCATCCTCACAAAGTTCGATAAGTTCATGAACTGGGTGCGGGGCTCCTCGATGTTCATGCTGCAGTTCGGCATTGCCTGCTGCAGTATCGAGATGATGCACACCTACGCGGTCAAGCACGACCTCGACCGCTTCGGCGCCGGCGTGCCGCGCGCGTCGCCGCGACAGGCTGACGTGATCATCGTCCCGGGGACCATCGTCTCGAAGTTCGCGCCGCGGATGAAGCGCGTTTACGACCAGATGCCCGAGCCGAAGTTCGTCATCGGCATGGGCTCCTGTACCATCTCCGGCGGCCCGTTCCAGGAGGGGTACAACGTCGTGAAGGGTGCCGAGGAGGTCATCCCCGTGGACATTCACGTCCCGGGCTGCCCGCCCCGGCCGGAGGCGCTGGTCTACGGCGTCGCCAAACTCCAGGAGCGTATCGCCAACGGCGAGGCCTCCCCGGTGACGGTGAAGCCCTACGAACTCGAACAGTTCGGCGACCTCGACCGCGACGAAGTGGTCGACAAACTCGCCGACCAGATCGACGAGGACGACCTCGTGATGCGCTACAACTGGGCTGATTCACCATGA
- a CDS encoding NADH-ubiquinone/plastoquinone oxidoreductase chain 3 (PFAM: NADH:ubiquinone/plastoquinone oxidoreductase, chain 3~KEGG: hvo:HVO_0978 NADH dehydrogenase-like complex subunit A): protein MNPWIAIGALALVGIGIPIGMMAVSALLRPSVPEQGKSAVYESGEIPTGTTRIRFNIQYYMVALLFVVFDIETVLIFPWTVIYRPALEGGASLTQVLAPMLVFIGVLVVGLVWAWRQGAVQWVKSPRALERKTTNNE from the coding sequence ATGAATCCATGGATAGCTATCGGCGCACTGGCGCTCGTGGGCATCGGCATCCCCATCGGTATGATGGCGGTGTCGGCGCTCCTGCGGCCCAGCGTGCCTGAACAGGGGAAAAGCGCCGTCTACGAGAGCGGCGAGATTCCGACGGGGACGACGCGCATCCGGTTCAACATCCAGTACTACATGGTTGCGCTGCTGTTCGTCGTCTTCGACATCGAGACTGTCCTCATCTTCCCGTGGACAGTCATCTACCGGCCGGCACTCGAAGGGGGCGCCTCGCTAACGCAGGTGCTCGCACCGATGCTCGTGTTCATCGGCGTGCTGGTCGTCGGCCTCGTCTGGGCGTGGCGGCAGGGCGCTGTGCAGTGGGTCAAGAGCCCGCGGGCGCTCGAGCGTAAGACAACCAACAATGAGTAG
- a CDS encoding transposase IS4 family protein (KEGG: nmg:Nmag_1353 transposase IS4 family protein), with amino-acid sequence MVETTEAKQVCRAASTLLYPALEFGIKPCGTYTREEFEEVLSRIAFDQEFANTGGKTVQLDRSEPVDITSTARNPLAKPLLYHLRHLNADAIDAQFDGVRDRLFQILRSQRLLPDRVDVAIDLHEWRFYGSADTDHVLITYPDLATNRAYCFATLCIVAPSVRFTLAVSTVYGVDETQSISFAHQNASRSGDGSESDNSGATH; translated from the coding sequence ATGGTCGAAACAACCGAAGCAAAGCAGGTCTGTCGTGCTGCTTCCACGCTGCTGTATCCGGCGCTTGAGTTTGGAATCAAGCCCTGTGGAACCTACACGAGAGAGGAGTTCGAGGAAGTCCTCTCCCGGATCGCTTTCGATCAGGAGTTCGCCAACACAGGCGGTAAAACCGTCCAACTGGACCGGTCCGAGCCGGTCGACATCACGTCGACGGCTCGCAATCCCCTCGCAAAACCCCTGCTTTACCATCTTCGGCACCTCAACGCGGACGCCATCGACGCTCAGTTCGATGGCGTCCGCGACCGTCTCTTCCAGATCCTTCGCTCACAGCGGTTACTTCCTGACCGTGTTGACGTGGCGATCGATCTCCACGAGTGGCGATTCTACGGTTCAGCCGACACCGACCACGTCCTCATCACCTATCCTGACCTTGCAACGAACCGAGCGTACTGTTTTGCGACGCTCTGTATCGTCGCTCCGAGTGTTCGATTTACTCTCGCCGTGTCTACTGTTTACGGCGTTGACGAGACGCAAAGCATCTCGTTCGCACACCAGAACGCGTCGCGTTCTGGGGACGGGAGTGAATCCGACAACTCTGGCGCAACCCACTGA
- a CDS encoding phosphoribosylaminoimidazole carboxylase, catalytic subunit (KEGG: hla:Hlac_0703 phosphoribosylaminoimidazole carboxylase, catalytic subunit~TIGRFAM: 1-(5-Phosphoribosyl)-5-amino-4-imidazole-carboxylate (AIR) carboxylase~PFAM: 1-(5-Phosphoribosyl)-5-amino-4-imidazole-carboxylate (AIR) carboxylase): MPSVTDLIERLESDAAADRPGEETPDVGIIMGSDSDLDTMQGAFDALDALGFGEQTNHAEPPEERFTYESYVVSAHRTPDLMYAYAETAEARGLDVLIAGAGGKSADLPNMTASVAFPLPVVGVPVQEKSVDSVIGMPTGAPITAVDAGKSYNAALSTVQTLAREHDELRERLVALHDERRDGVGEVSVALHDLGVQGFRNRER; this comes from the coding sequence ATGCCTTCAGTCACAGACCTCATCGAGCGACTCGAATCGGACGCCGCGGCCGACCGCCCCGGCGAGGAAACCCCCGATGTGGGCATTATCATGGGCTCGGACTCGGACCTCGACACCATGCAGGGCGCGTTCGACGCGCTCGACGCGCTGGGGTTCGGTGAGCAAACCAACCATGCAGAGCCACCCGAGGAGCGGTTCACCTACGAGAGCTACGTGGTTTCGGCCCACCGGACCCCGGATCTGATGTACGCCTACGCCGAGACTGCCGAGGCGCGGGGGCTGGACGTCCTCATCGCCGGGGCGGGTGGGAAATCCGCGGACCTGCCGAACATGACCGCGTCCGTCGCGTTCCCGCTCCCCGTCGTCGGGGTTCCCGTACAGGAGAAGTCCGTGGACTCAGTCATCGGAATGCCCACCGGAGCGCCCATCACGGCTGTCGACGCCGGCAAATCCTACAACGCCGCCCTCTCGACGGTGCAGACGCTGGCGCGGGAACACGACGAACTGCGGGAGCGGCTTGTGGCGCTCCACGATGAACGCCGGGACGGCGTCGGCGAGGTTTCCGTAGCGTTGCACGACCTCGGTGTGCAGGGATTCCGAAACCGGGAGCGGTGA
- a CDS encoding phosphoribosylaminoimidazole carboxylase, ATPase subunit (TIGRFAM: Phosphoribosylaminoimidazole carboxylase, ATPase subunit~KEGG: hla:Hlac_0700 phosphoribosylaminoimidazole carboxylase, ATPase subunit~PFAM: ATP-grasp fold, ATP-dependent carboxylate-amine ligase-type) encodes MSVTLPGPTVGVVGGGQLGRMLGEAASPLGVDIVVLDPTPNCPAARVAEQIEGELDDPASVRELAECADVLTYEIETADSDLLREVRAETGTPIHPKPETLAMTGDKLREKETLAAADIPVPEFVPADTAAAVAEAVERFGGVMLKARTGGYDGRGNTPVTEPEDAERALNAVGGNAVAEELLDFERELAAIGVRGVDGETRVFPVTETIHEGEILRGTVSPARVDEGTLERAREVVTNVLEELSGRGVFGVELFDLGSEIVVNEIAPRPHNSGHWTIEGAETSQFEQHVRAALGWPLGATERVAPTASANVLGDVAQPEPAELHGVDTVLAHPEASLHWYGKREARPLRKMGHLTVVNRDADDASDALTAAESLRDDLTFTT; translated from the coding sequence ATGAGCGTTACGCTCCCCGGTCCGACAGTCGGCGTCGTCGGCGGGGGCCAACTCGGCCGGATGCTGGGCGAAGCCGCCTCCCCACTCGGCGTCGACATCGTCGTGTTGGACCCGACACCTAACTGCCCGGCTGCACGGGTCGCCGAGCAGATCGAGGGCGAGCTCGACGATCCGGCATCGGTCCGGGAACTCGCCGAGTGCGCCGACGTGCTCACGTACGAGATCGAAACCGCCGACTCCGACCTCCTCCGAGAGGTTCGTGCCGAGACGGGGACGCCGATCCACCCAAAGCCCGAAACGCTGGCAATGACGGGCGACAAACTCCGGGAGAAAGAGACCCTGGCGGCTGCGGATATCCCCGTCCCCGAGTTCGTCCCTGCGGACACCGCGGCCGCCGTCGCCGAGGCTGTCGAGCGGTTCGGTGGCGTCATGCTGAAAGCCCGAACCGGCGGCTATGACGGCCGCGGCAACACGCCCGTAACCGAGCCCGAAGACGCTGAACGGGCACTCAATGCAGTGGGTGGGAACGCCGTCGCCGAGGAGTTGCTCGACTTCGAACGCGAACTCGCGGCTATCGGCGTCCGCGGTGTCGACGGCGAAACGAGGGTGTTCCCCGTGACCGAAACCATCCATGAGGGGGAAATCCTCCGTGGAACTGTGTCGCCCGCCCGCGTCGACGAGGGGACGCTGGAGCGTGCCCGCGAAGTCGTCACCAACGTGCTGGAGGAACTTTCGGGCCGCGGCGTGTTCGGCGTGGAACTGTTCGACCTCGGCAGCGAGATTGTCGTGAACGAGATCGCCCCACGCCCGCACAACTCCGGCCACTGGACTATCGAGGGCGCCGAAACCTCGCAGTTCGAACAGCACGTCAGGGCCGCGTTGGGCTGGCCGCTCGGGGCAACCGAACGCGTCGCGCCGACGGCCTCGGCCAACGTACTCGGCGACGTTGCCCAGCCCGAACCGGCCGAACTCCACGGTGTCGATACCGTGCTCGCGCATCCAGAGGCGAGCCTCCACTGGTACGGGAAGCGCGAAGCCCGGCCGCTGCGGAAGATGGGCCACCTGACGGTGGTCAACCGGGACGCGGACGACGCCAGCGACGCCCTCACCGCGGCCGAATCGCTCCGGGACGATCTGACGTTCACCACGTAG
- a CDS encoding Conserved hypothetical protein CHP03663 (TIGRFAM: Conserved hypothetical protein CHP03663~KEGG: hvo:HVO_0975 dolichyl-phosphate-mannose-proteinmannosyltransfe rase) — MHRAAGEAGTGRQSAATDDAGKRALFALIGITLLSLVVRLWGLSDRIFHWDEGRVGYWILRYHETGQFQYRPIIHGPFIQHVDALLFHVVPATDFWARFPVAVVAAGVPLTAWLLRRHLDEIELVALGLLLTLDPLLLYYSRFMRSDALVGAFAFAAFALLVRAYDTRRPWLGYAAVVSLAFAFGSKENALVYVLCLGGAAVLLYDHHLVQAASREVSVLERVRTDLARTWGWVEEASGRVHPALWLGGGLAGALLVFMTITVLLYAPRPEIWSALDGPGTFVNVVEAGTLGAAERFADGWLDAGHRDHPYFAFVHDMLETLVYGSPVLLLFALLGFAVDGYGGDARGLVTFTAYWGAVSVIGYPVATDIQAPWAAFHVVLPLAVPAAVGAATLVRFGERGVQKDDRAVVAVAALLLTAGAGGVVAANADYWNSAAEEDRQVVQWAQPGNDLQPTLAVVEAVARENTGTDVLLYGDQFHVANESSLDQPPPGGPSWHGRLPLPWYFERAGAELTSVPSSADPGDATTDAPPVVIAKAKHRGALEPQLDGYAAAEHPFKLWGERIVVFVDRGAMNEAGVSL, encoded by the coding sequence ATGCACCGAGCGGCGGGTGAGGCTGGCACAGGTCGCCAGTCAGCGGCGACCGACGATGCCGGGAAGCGCGCCCTGTTCGCGCTGATCGGTATCACCCTCCTCTCACTCGTCGTCCGGCTGTGGGGCCTCAGTGATCGAATCTTCCACTGGGACGAGGGCCGCGTCGGCTACTGGATTCTCCGCTATCACGAGACGGGGCAGTTCCAGTACCGACCTATCATCCACGGGCCGTTCATCCAGCACGTAGACGCCCTCTTGTTCCACGTCGTCCCAGCGACGGATTTCTGGGCACGATTCCCCGTCGCTGTCGTTGCCGCAGGGGTGCCACTGACCGCGTGGCTGCTGCGACGGCATCTCGACGAAATCGAACTGGTCGCGCTCGGCCTGCTGCTCACGCTGGACCCGCTGTTGCTCTACTACTCGCGGTTCATGCGCTCGGACGCGCTGGTCGGCGCGTTCGCGTTCGCGGCGTTCGCGCTGTTGGTCCGGGCCTACGACACGCGGCGGCCGTGGCTGGGCTACGCTGCTGTGGTCTCGCTGGCCTTCGCCTTCGGGAGCAAGGAGAATGCGCTCGTCTACGTTCTCTGTCTGGGCGGTGCGGCCGTGCTGCTCTACGACCACCATCTCGTCCAGGCGGCGAGCCGCGAAGTGAGCGTTCTCGAGCGGGTCCGAACCGACCTCGCCAGGACCTGGGGCTGGGTGGAGGAAGCGTCTGGGCGGGTCCACCCGGCGCTCTGGTTGGGTGGTGGACTCGCGGGCGCGCTGCTCGTCTTCATGACCATCACTGTCCTGCTTTACGCCCCACGGCCCGAAATCTGGTCGGCACTTGACGGTCCCGGAACGTTCGTGAACGTCGTCGAAGCAGGTACGTTGGGTGCTGCAGAGCGATTCGCCGACGGCTGGCTCGATGCTGGTCACCGTGACCATCCGTACTTCGCCTTTGTCCACGATATGCTGGAGACGCTGGTCTACGGCTCCCCCGTGTTGCTCCTTTTTGCCCTGTTGGGCTTCGCCGTCGACGGCTACGGCGGCGACGCCAGGGGATTGGTCACGTTCACAGCCTACTGGGGTGCGGTGAGCGTTATCGGCTACCCGGTCGCGACAGATATCCAAGCCCCGTGGGCCGCGTTTCACGTCGTCCTCCCACTCGCAGTTCCGGCGGCAGTCGGCGCCGCCACCCTGGTTCGGTTCGGCGAGCGTGGCGTCCAGAAAGACGACCGTGCGGTGGTCGCCGTCGCAGCGTTGCTCCTGACTGCCGGCGCTGGCGGGGTGGTCGCAGCTAACGCCGATTACTGGAACAGCGCCGCTGAGGAGGACCGGCAGGTGGTCCAGTGGGCCCAGCCCGGGAATGACCTGCAGCCAACGCTTGCTGTCGTCGAAGCCGTCGCCCGAGAGAACACCGGGACCGACGTACTGCTCTATGGGGACCAGTTCCACGTCGCGAACGAGTCCAGCCTCGACCAGCCACCGCCGGGTGGCCCATCCTGGCACGGGCGCCTCCCCCTCCCGTGGTATTTCGAGCGCGCTGGCGCCGAACTCACCTCTGTCCCGAGCAGCGCAGACCCCGGCGACGCCACGACCGACGCACCCCCAGTGGTGATTGCGAAAGCCAAGCACCGCGGCGCGCTGGAACCCCAGCTCGACGGCTACGCTGCCGCCGAGCACCCGTTCAAACTCTGGGGCGAACGGATCGTTGTCTTCGTCGACCGCGGCGCGATGAATGAGGCCGGCGTCTCACTCTGA
- a CDS encoding UspA domain-containing protein (PFAM: UspA~KEGG: hvo:HVO_A0496 UspA domain protein) has protein sequence MYENILLPVDEGTESSGLLHHAAEIAHWADAEITLLSVADTTRDSVTVADGEVLDTLVESGENLVDETSRLLDSLGVDYTTDVVQGAPAQTIVDYAERYEYDLVAMPTHGREGLSRYLLGSVTEKVVRLSSVPVLTAHADEEALSFPYEGILLPTDGSNSAQRAAGHALSLADELDATLHAISVTADSLLGEAANATAAEEAINAVVEAAEARGFENVETHIEAGKPDEVILSYVESHGLDAVVMGTTGRRGIDRVLLGSVAEKTVRSATVPVVTVGGE, from the coding sequence ATGTACGAGAATATCCTCCTCCCAGTCGACGAGGGGACCGAGTCCAGCGGCCTGCTCCACCACGCCGCCGAAATCGCCCATTGGGCCGACGCCGAGATCACGCTGCTCTCGGTCGCCGACACCACTCGGGATAGCGTCACTGTCGCAGATGGGGAGGTGCTCGACACGCTGGTCGAGAGCGGCGAGAACCTCGTCGACGAGACCAGCCGGCTCCTCGACTCGCTGGGTGTTGACTACACCACCGACGTTGTGCAGGGTGCGCCCGCACAGACCATCGTCGACTATGCCGAGCGCTACGAGTACGACCTGGTGGCGATGCCGACCCACGGCCGCGAGGGGCTGTCGCGTTACCTCCTCGGGAGCGTCACGGAGAAAGTAGTCCGACTCTCGTCGGTGCCGGTGCTGACCGCTCACGCCGACGAGGAGGCGCTCTCGTTCCCCTACGAGGGGATTCTACTCCCGACCGATGGGAGCAATTCGGCCCAACGGGCGGCCGGGCACGCGCTTTCGCTCGCGGACGAACTCGACGCGACGCTCCACGCCATCTCAGTTACGGCGGACTCCCTGCTTGGGGAAGCCGCCAATGCCACGGCTGCCGAGGAGGCCATCAACGCCGTCGTGGAGGCTGCCGAGGCGCGTGGCTTCGAGAATGTTGAGACCCATATCGAGGCCGGCAAACCCGACGAGGTGATTCTTTCGTACGTCGAAAGTCACGGGCTGGACGCCGTCGTGATGGGAACCACTGGCCGCAGAGGTATCGACCGGGTGCTGCTGGGCAGCGTCGCGGAGAAGACGGTCCGCTCGGCAACGGTGCCCGTCGTCACCGTCGGCGGGGAGTGA